GTCATTATCAAGAGAATAATATATACCGGTTGCTGTTGCTATAAGGTTACCTTTATCATCTATGACCCTGGACTCAGCATAGTGTATTTTCCTTCCCAAACGATTCAAATGAGCTATTGCTTTTATAACACCATCAGAAGCCGGTGATAAATAATTCACATTAATTTCTACAGAAACGCTAGCTTTACCTGTGATAGCAATCACTAAGGATCCCATAGCAACATCGACCATCGTAGCAATAATACCTCCATGAACCATCCCTAATCGTTGCTTATGCCTACTATCAACCACCAGAGAAACTATTGACTCTTTATCTGAGATCTCTTCTACACGTAGTCCTACGTAAGACACAAACGGCGACTTATTAATAACTTCCATAATCTCTTTGTAATCCATTCCAATCACAATTACCAAATTATCTAGAAAAATTAAAAGATTTATCTCTGTATTTTAGTTTAAGACTGGTTTGGTTATGAAAGTTAATGTAAAGGAGGATGGTGCCCCGGCCGGGATTTGAACCCGGGTCACAGGCTCGAGAGGCCTGTATACTTGACCGGACTATACTACCGAGGCTTTCTCCTCAATCTGAATAGACGTACCTTCCCTAAAAATTTTATGATAAAAACTTTAACTTTTCCCATTAGGCTGAGAACACTAAACGAACCTTAAATTCTTAGATTCAAAGAAATGTTTAATAACGATTTATGTAATATTTTGTATATGATTGATGTTCATTGTCACTTAGATTCAAAAGAATTTTCTGATGATCTAGATTTAGTTATTCGTAGGGCTAAAGAAAATGGTGTGAAAGCAATAATTACGTCAGCATTAGATTATAATGGAATAAAATTTAGTGAAAGACTAATAGTACAATATAATGGATACATTTATAGGACAATAGGATTAGATTATACAGTACTTGATAAGTCACTCTTCGAAGAAATCGTTTCCTATATAGAAAGGAATAGGAATACCATAGTAGGAATTGGGGAAGTAGGTTTAGATTATTATGTATTTGAGGATGAAGAGAAACGGAAAATTCAGCGAGAATTCTTTATAAATTGGATTAATCTTGCTAAAGAACTTGACCTCCCGTTAATTGTTCATTCTAGGAGTGCTGGAAAATATGCTTTAGAGTCTCTCATCCAAAATAATGC
This is a stretch of genomic DNA from Thermoprotei archaeon. It encodes these proteins:
- a CDS encoding TatD family hydrolase, which gives rise to MIDVHCHLDSKEFSDDLDLVIRRAKENGVKAIITSALDYNGIKFSERLIVQYNGYIYRTIGLDYTVLDKSLFEEIVSYIERNRNTIVGIGEVGLDYYVFEDEEKRKIQREFFINWINLAKELDLPLIVHSRSAGKYALESLIQNNAERVIMHAFDGKASYVKNVVSKWYLFSIPPSIARSEQKQKLVKALPIESLLLESDAPVLAPIKDARNEPVNIKISAEWISKLKNISINTVIEKTTENARKIFKLY
- a CDS encoding PaaI family thioesterase; translated protein: MDYKEIMEVINKSPFVSYVGLRVEEISDKESIVSLVVDSRHKQRLGMVHGGIIATMVDVAMGSLVIAITGKASVSVEINVNYLSPASDGVIKAIAHLNRLGRKIHYAESRVIDDKGNLIATATGIYYSLDND